One Kitasatospora sp. NBC_01266 genomic window carries:
- a CDS encoding type 2 lanthipeptide synthetase LanM family protein: MTPGQPCSAQPPDWVGFIEAAVAAAPSAPEPPPAELPGTAGFALILAPLAELAADRWAAEVAQVAGVAGPAGLDLAALRAGFTDRLAGRLARSAARTLVLELNVARVAGQLTGDTPAERFGDFVRQTSGRPGLSRLFSEYVVLARLLAQTALQAGAATAELLGRFAADRAALVDGLLAGLDPGPLVEVDTGAGDGHRQGRTVSMLRFATGARVVYKPRPLAAHGHFNELARWLDARLDRPELRTLALLERPGYGWVEFVEQRPCGTPAQLERFYYRQGVLLALLHVLDATDVHHENLIACADHPVLVDLETLFHPAPVGPGTGPTDPAAEALESSVHRTGLLPRLRLGDESAWDMSGLGGDKDAALPFEGVEFAAAGTDGMRLVRRPRLFPGARNRPGLAGQDADPAAFTEPLLAGFRAGYRAIADHRDELTGPLGLLHRFAEDEVRVVVRSSHGYARLLDESSHPDVLRDAAERDRLFDLLRDEPADGGLLSRLAEDEIDQLWSGDIPLFTSRPGTADLWNGRGERLPGVLGTPGLRRAIARIDAMDEANRRGQEWIIRAAMAARHTGLDAALSGSTTAPGRRPGPDRLPDPDRPPDPERLPDPERLLAAARRIGDQLITLAHHGQHRTNWLGLELIDQRYWRLAPLGADLADGYGGIALFLAQLSRITGSARYARAARQALRPVPELLAALDRQPDQLGIVGTGGFAGLGGIAYALTQVAVALEDAAIGAWVDPVVRLTATAVAAEPESGVFTGTAGGLAALLAVHRATGSAEAWRAARACAERLIDRPLPQRAGFAFGTAGIGWALLAFAAASAGGSADGGPRFARAGLAALRAAVTSRPEGPAGDSWCHGAAGVALAVADSPLAAEDPLLAAALDRSLRGLAERGPAADQSLCHGELAVLELLAAAGPRAEPARAGRAARLLAAVEQDGPRCGTPGAVASPGLLTGLAGIGHGLLRLGFADHVPPALLLRSPVSERPSGSRP, translated from the coding sequence TTGACGCCAGGTCAGCCGTGCTCCGCGCAGCCTCCCGACTGGGTCGGGTTCATCGAGGCGGCCGTCGCGGCGGCGCCGTCGGCACCCGAACCACCGCCTGCCGAGCTGCCGGGGACGGCCGGGTTCGCGCTGATCCTGGCGCCGTTGGCCGAGTTGGCCGCCGACCGGTGGGCCGCCGAGGTCGCGCAGGTCGCCGGGGTGGCCGGGCCGGCCGGGCTGGACCTCGCGGCGCTGCGGGCCGGCTTCACCGACCGGCTGGCCGGGCGGCTGGCCCGGTCGGCCGCCCGCACCCTGGTGCTGGAGCTCAACGTGGCCAGGGTGGCCGGGCAACTCACCGGCGACACCCCGGCCGAGCGCTTCGGCGACTTCGTCCGGCAGACCTCCGGCCGGCCGGGACTGTCCCGCCTGTTCAGCGAATACGTCGTACTCGCACGGCTGTTGGCGCAGACCGCGCTGCAGGCCGGCGCGGCGACGGCCGAGTTGCTCGGCCGGTTCGCCGCCGACCGGGCGGCACTGGTCGACGGCCTGCTGGCCGGGCTGGACCCGGGTCCGCTGGTCGAGGTGGACACCGGCGCGGGCGACGGCCACCGGCAGGGCCGGACGGTCTCGATGCTGCGCTTCGCCACCGGCGCCCGGGTGGTCTACAAGCCGCGCCCGCTCGCCGCGCACGGGCACTTCAACGAGCTGGCCCGCTGGCTGGACGCCCGGCTCGACCGGCCCGAGCTGCGGACCCTGGCGCTGCTGGAGCGGCCCGGGTACGGCTGGGTGGAGTTCGTCGAGCAGCGGCCCTGCGGCACACCGGCGCAGCTCGAACGCTTCTACTACCGCCAGGGCGTCCTGCTGGCCCTGCTGCACGTGCTGGACGCCACCGACGTCCACCACGAGAACCTGATCGCCTGCGCCGACCATCCGGTCCTGGTCGACCTGGAGACCCTGTTCCACCCGGCCCCGGTCGGCCCCGGCACCGGGCCCACCGATCCGGCGGCGGAGGCGCTGGAGTCCTCGGTGCACCGGACCGGGCTGCTCCCCCGGCTGCGCCTGGGCGACGAGAGCGCCTGGGACATGTCGGGGCTGGGCGGCGACAAGGACGCGGCGCTGCCCTTCGAGGGCGTCGAGTTCGCGGCGGCGGGCACCGACGGGATGCGCCTGGTCCGGCGGCCCCGGCTCTTCCCGGGCGCCCGGAACCGGCCGGGTCTGGCCGGGCAGGACGCGGACCCGGCGGCGTTCACCGAACCGCTGCTCGCGGGCTTCCGGGCCGGCTACCGGGCGATCGCCGACCACCGGGACGAACTGACCGGCCCACTGGGCCTGCTGCACCGCTTCGCCGAGGACGAGGTGCGGGTGGTGGTCCGCTCCTCGCACGGCTACGCGCGGCTGCTGGACGAGTCGAGCCACCCCGATGTGCTGCGCGACGCGGCCGAGCGTGACCGGCTGTTCGACCTGCTGCGGGACGAGCCGGCCGACGGCGGCCTGCTGAGCCGGCTCGCCGAGGACGAGATCGACCAACTCTGGTCCGGTGACATCCCGTTGTTCACCAGCCGCCCCGGCACGGCCGACCTGTGGAACGGGCGGGGCGAACGGCTGCCCGGCGTGCTCGGCACACCGGGCCTGCGCCGGGCGATCGCCCGGATCGACGCCATGGACGAGGCGAACCGGCGTGGCCAGGAGTGGATCATCCGGGCCGCGATGGCCGCTCGGCACACCGGACTTGACGCCGCGCTCAGCGGGTCGACCACGGCACCCGGCCGCCGCCCCGGCCCGGACCGACTGCCGGACCCCGACCGGCCACCGGACCCGGAACGCCTGCCGGACCCGGAACGCCTGCTCGCCGCCGCCCGCCGGATCGGCGACCAGCTGATCACGCTGGCCCACCACGGCCAGCACCGGACGAACTGGCTCGGCCTGGAGTTGATCGACCAGCGCTACTGGCGCCTCGCCCCGCTGGGCGCCGATCTCGCCGACGGTTACGGCGGGATCGCGCTGTTCCTCGCGCAGCTGAGCCGGATCACCGGCTCGGCGCGCTACGCGCGGGCCGCCCGGCAGGCGCTGCGCCCGGTCCCCGAGCTGCTGGCCGCGCTGGACCGGCAACCCGACCAGCTCGGCATCGTGGGCACCGGCGGGTTCGCCGGACTGGGCGGCATCGCCTATGCGCTGACCCAGGTGGCCGTGGCCCTGGAGGACGCCGCGATCGGCGCCTGGGTCGACCCCGTGGTCCGGCTGACCGCCACGGCGGTGGCCGCCGAACCGGAGTCAGGGGTCTTCACCGGCACGGCCGGTGGCCTGGCGGCCCTGCTCGCGGTGCACCGGGCCACCGGCTCGGCCGAGGCGTGGCGGGCGGCGCGGGCCTGCGCGGAGCGGCTGATCGACCGTCCGCTGCCGCAGCGGGCCGGTTTCGCCTTCGGGACGGCCGGGATCGGGTGGGCGCTGCTCGCCTTCGCCGCTGCCAGTGCCGGTGGCTCCGCTGACGGCGGTCCGCGCTTCGCGCGGGCCGGGCTGGCGGCCCTGCGGGCCGCGGTGACGTCCCGGCCCGAGGGCCCGGCCGGCGACTCCTGGTGCCACGGGGCGGCCGGTGTGGCGCTGGCCGTGGCCGACAGCCCGCTCGCGGCCGAGGACCCACTGCTGGCGGCGGCGCTGGACCGGAGCCTGCGCGGCCTCGCGGAGCGCGGGCCGGCGGCCGACCAGAGCCTGTGCCACGGCGAACTCGCGGTGCTGGAGCTGCTCGCCGCCGCCGGTCCCCGCGCCGAGCCGGCGCGGGCCGGGCGGGCGGCCCGGCTGCTGGCCGCCGTCGAGCAGGACGGCCCGCGCTGCGGCACCCCCGGCGCGGTGGCCAGTCCCGGCCTGCTGACCGGCCTGGCCGGCATCGGGCACGGGCTGCTGCGACTCGGCTTCGCCGACCACGTACCACCGGCGCTGCTGCTGCGGTCGCCGGTTTCCGAGCGGCCGTCCGGATCGAGGCCGTGA
- a CDS encoding S53 family peptidase, with protein MKSSPPTGHRARAGALTAAAAAAALVLTGAVAPQADAAAPGRADLPSAVPNWPTGPFAPIDTGAAPAGWSLSLRVYLGGQDPVGLAEAARQVSDPASRDYAHYLTPAQFVRRYGTTPAQTAKVSAWLSGFGMHVTGSNAHYLAVSATVAEAQQAFATTMHGYTWEAGTPTSVVAPVGGMSVPAALGHDISTVVGMMSVSPSTPAAAKAALSGTAAPGTATATAAAPTPAPATPAAPPCSQWWGQSSSPIPAVDGTTSAIDAVCGYTPQQLRSAYGVTDSPYTGKGRTVAVVLNSRLPTMEADADKFFAAHGVPGFAPGQYSENLGPDFAASCQHTQPNLPEEPLDVESVHIAAPDAKVVYVGADCTQDSGLGGGALPFLDAQTRIVDQHLADVSTDSFSTQESDNTPDLTAAWDQMFQQGALEGIGFNFDSGDSGDGVSGFFSRNPSPGVLFPASDPWATGVGGTTLEIGKNGNVTGELGWGFDQTLLKPDGTGYQTPPPGEFMEGSSGGRSDQFAQPWYQRGVVPSALATASGTGPARRAVPDIAADGDAASGWLIGWTGPGGDNWVEVKEAGTSGSAPLLAGLEADAAQAAGHALGFANPLLYRLRSTPAIHDVLPAPAGTSQWVVSTQPDWPTPDNLLLLLDHDGTLKTTPGFDDVTGIGAPTANFVRAFARH; from the coding sequence TTGAAGTCCTCTCCCCCCACCGGCCACCGGGCCAGAGCCGGCGCGCTGACCGCCGCCGCGGCTGCCGCCGCGCTGGTGCTGACGGGTGCGGTGGCACCGCAGGCCGACGCCGCCGCGCCGGGCCGCGCCGACCTGCCGTCCGCCGTCCCCAACTGGCCCACCGGCCCGTTCGCGCCGATCGACACCGGTGCGGCGCCGGCTGGTTGGAGCCTGTCCCTGCGGGTCTACCTGGGCGGACAGGACCCGGTCGGCCTGGCCGAGGCGGCGCGGCAGGTCTCGGACCCCGCGAGCCGGGACTACGCGCACTATCTGACGCCCGCCCAGTTCGTCCGGCGCTACGGCACCACCCCGGCCCAGACGGCGAAGGTCAGCGCCTGGCTCAGCGGGTTCGGCATGCACGTCACCGGAAGCAACGCCCACTACCTGGCGGTGAGCGCCACGGTGGCCGAGGCGCAGCAGGCGTTCGCCACCACGATGCACGGCTACACCTGGGAGGCCGGGACGCCCACCAGCGTGGTCGCCCCGGTGGGCGGCATGTCGGTGCCGGCCGCGCTCGGGCATGACATCAGCACCGTCGTCGGCATGATGAGCGTGAGCCCGTCGACCCCGGCCGCCGCCAAGGCGGCGCTGAGCGGCACGGCGGCCCCGGGGACCGCGACCGCCACGGCTGCCGCACCCACCCCCGCGCCCGCCACCCCCGCCGCGCCGCCCTGCTCGCAGTGGTGGGGCCAGAGCAGCTCCCCGATCCCGGCCGTCGACGGCACCACCAGCGCCATCGACGCGGTCTGCGGCTACACCCCGCAGCAGCTGCGCTCCGCCTACGGCGTGACCGACAGCCCCTACACGGGCAAGGGCCGCACGGTGGCCGTGGTGCTGAACAGCAGGCTGCCCACCATGGAGGCCGACGCCGACAAGTTCTTCGCCGCCCACGGGGTCCCCGGCTTCGCCCCCGGCCAGTACAGCGAGAACCTCGGCCCGGACTTCGCCGCCAGCTGCCAGCACACCCAGCCCAACCTGCCCGAGGAGCCGCTGGACGTGGAGTCGGTCCACATCGCGGCCCCGGACGCCAAGGTGGTCTACGTCGGCGCCGACTGCACCCAGGACTCGGGCCTCGGCGGCGGCGCGCTGCCCTTCCTCGACGCCCAGACCCGGATCGTGGACCAGCACCTGGCCGACGTGTCCACCGACTCCTTCAGCACCCAGGAGTCCGACAACACGCCCGACCTGACGGCGGCCTGGGACCAGATGTTCCAGCAGGGCGCCCTGGAGGGCATCGGGTTCAACTTCGACTCCGGCGACTCCGGCGACGGCGTCTCGGGGTTCTTCTCCCGCAACCCGTCCCCGGGCGTGCTCTTCCCCGCCTCGGACCCCTGGGCGACCGGGGTGGGCGGCACCACCCTGGAGATCGGCAAGAACGGCAACGTGACCGGCGAACTCGGCTGGGGCTTCGACCAGACGCTGCTCAAGCCGGACGGCACCGGCTACCAGACCCCGCCGCCCGGGGAGTTCATGGAGGGCTCCAGCGGCGGCCGCAGCGACCAGTTCGCGCAGCCCTGGTACCAGCGGGGCGTGGTGCCCTCGGCGCTGGCCACCGCGTCGGGCACCGGCCCGGCACGCCGCGCGGTGCCGGACATCGCCGCCGACGGCGACGCCGCCAGCGGCTGGCTGATCGGCTGGACCGGGCCCGGCGGCGACAACTGGGTGGAGGTCAAGGAGGCCGGCACCAGCGGCTCCGCTCCGCTGCTCGCCGGACTGGAGGCGGACGCGGCCCAGGCCGCCGGGCACGCGCTCGGCTTCGCCAACCCGCTGCTCTACCGGCTGCGCAGCACCCCCGCGATCCACGACGTGCTCCCCGCCCCGGCCGGAACCTCCCAGTGGGTGGTGAGCACTCAGCCGGACTGGCCCACCCCGGACAACCTCCTGCTGCTGCTCGACCACGACGGCACGCTGAAGACCACGCCCGGCTTCGACGACGTCACCGGCATCGGCGCACCCACGGCGAACTTCGTCCGCGCCTTCGCCCGCCACTGA
- a CDS encoding ATP-binding protein: MDPDRGDPASRTLYERDLELRAAEAALAALCREREPGGAGIGERLVFVGAPGLGKTAVLTEIRRLARKRGDCTVLFARGGERQHNEPFHVVRQLLQPVLGALPPQERRQLLGHWHDIVGPAVGLVPPAGPLDPQGVRDGLDFVLSQLVARSGPLLAMVDDLHWADLESLGWLAAFTLRARELPVLLAFACREEFPEAASAFQQALTGQVEHRHELHPLNPGSVAELVRASLGETSEEVFCRQVWAVTGGNPYETTALLREVRDQRLDPSGDNSAQLGELASRARGVTTKDWLERLGPTVLRFAWAASMLGTDIDPDLAASICAQGPAAAAESVTELRRQRVLSSTANGRLEFVHPLIASAVYQSMPSGVRTGMHGVAATQIENAGLGLLLASRHLLETQPEGDPQTVLKLRRAAGEHLAIGAPEAAQRCLRRALSEPPPDRDRAELLFELGCSALLTSPASTVNQLRLALDDEFGLRPELRVDATFRLAQALAHNNQLAEAAASCAQEAARTPAGPGRVRLDVAHFMFATFQANDEDGPGRSRRLAALADSLGRADDAISAVLALRCWDLTLQGGPASEAVALADAALVDGHLPPSLGWTNTTWGFELPGIIGLSYLYADRLDQAQELFSEAVWAYETAGWSGGHLGFAHFLMGLLQFRRGNLREAEEYLRRALRAAERIAPGIPLQWFAVGVLIDTLLARGRQRQAGELAARYAFGPPYATVIVLPHAPTLYGRLLLAQGDRAGAATVLTGAGAALDGRGWGNTLWAPWSGQLALALAPEDPDRAAALAELALGRARRSGTDSAIAAALRQSAAVHGGATAVELLREAVHRLEHSPVGYEQAGALVDLGAALCGAGRAPEAREPLTRGLARAERCGADALVARARAALRGC; the protein is encoded by the coding sequence GTGGACCCGGACCGCGGCGACCCGGCGAGCAGGACCCTGTACGAACGCGACCTCGAACTCCGCGCGGCCGAGGCGGCACTCGCCGCGCTCTGCCGGGAGCGCGAGCCGGGCGGCGCCGGGATCGGCGAGCGGCTGGTCTTCGTCGGCGCGCCGGGACTCGGCAAGACGGCGGTGCTCACCGAGATCCGCCGACTGGCCAGGAAGCGCGGCGACTGCACGGTGCTCTTCGCCCGGGGCGGCGAGCGGCAGCACAACGAGCCGTTCCACGTGGTGCGCCAGCTGCTGCAACCGGTGCTCGGCGCGCTGCCGCCGCAGGAGCGCCGGCAACTCCTCGGCCACTGGCACGACATCGTCGGCCCGGCGGTGGGCCTGGTGCCGCCCGCCGGGCCGCTCGACCCGCAGGGCGTGCGGGACGGGCTGGACTTCGTCCTCAGCCAACTCGTGGCACGAAGCGGGCCGTTGCTGGCGATGGTGGACGACCTGCACTGGGCGGACCTGGAGTCGCTCGGCTGGCTGGCCGCCTTCACGCTGCGGGCCCGCGAGCTTCCGGTGCTGCTGGCGTTCGCCTGCCGCGAGGAGTTCCCCGAGGCCGCCTCGGCGTTCCAGCAGGCCCTCACCGGCCAGGTCGAGCACCGCCACGAGCTGCACCCGCTCAACCCCGGCTCGGTGGCCGAACTGGTCCGCGCCTCGCTGGGGGAGACCTCCGAGGAGGTGTTCTGCCGCCAGGTCTGGGCGGTCACCGGCGGCAACCCCTACGAGACGACGGCGCTGCTGCGCGAGGTCCGCGACCAGCGGCTCGACCCGTCCGGGGACAACTCCGCCCAGCTGGGCGAACTCGCCTCCCGGGCCCGGGGAGTGACCACCAAGGACTGGCTGGAGCGGCTGGGACCCACCGTGCTGCGCTTCGCCTGGGCGGCGTCGATGCTCGGCACGGACATCGACCCCGACCTCGCGGCGAGCATCTGCGCCCAGGGCCCGGCGGCGGCCGCCGAGTCCGTCACGGAGTTGCGCCGGCAGCGGGTGCTGAGCAGCACGGCCAACGGGCGGCTGGAGTTCGTCCACCCGCTGATCGCCAGCGCGGTCTACCAGTCGATGCCCAGTGGCGTGCGCACCGGCATGCACGGCGTGGCGGCGACGCAGATCGAGAACGCCGGACTCGGCCTGCTGCTCGCCTCCCGCCATCTGCTGGAGACCCAGCCCGAGGGCGATCCGCAGACCGTGCTCAAGCTGCGCAGGGCGGCCGGCGAGCACCTGGCGATCGGTGCGCCCGAGGCGGCCCAGCGCTGCCTGCGGCGCGCGCTCAGCGAACCGCCGCCGGACCGCGACCGCGCCGAACTCCTCTTCGAGCTGGGCTGCTCGGCGCTGCTCACCAGCCCGGCCAGCACGGTGAACCAGCTGCGCCTGGCCCTGGACGACGAGTTCGGGCTGCGGCCCGAGCTGCGCGTCGACGCCACCTTCCGGCTCGCCCAGGCACTGGCGCACAACAACCAGCTCGCCGAGGCCGCGGCCAGCTGCGCGCAGGAGGCGGCGCGCACCCCGGCCGGCCCCGGCCGGGTGCGACTGGACGTCGCGCACTTCATGTTCGCCACCTTCCAGGCGAACGACGAGGACGGGCCCGGCCGTTCGCGCCGGCTGGCCGCACTCGCGGACTCGCTCGGCCGGGCCGACGACGCGATCAGCGCGGTGCTCGCCCTGCGGTGCTGGGACCTCACCCTCCAGGGCGGCCCGGCGAGCGAGGCGGTGGCGCTGGCGGACGCCGCGCTGGTGGACGGGCACCTGCCGCCGAGCCTGGGCTGGACCAACACCACCTGGGGCTTCGAGCTGCCCGGGATCATCGGGCTCAGCTACCTGTACGCCGACCGGCTCGACCAGGCGCAGGAGCTGTTCAGTGAGGCGGTCTGGGCGTACGAGACGGCCGGTTGGAGCGGTGGCCACCTCGGCTTCGCCCACTTCCTGATGGGCCTGCTGCAGTTCCGGCGCGGCAACCTGCGCGAGGCCGAGGAGTACCTGCGGCGCGCCCTGCGAGCCGCCGAGCGGATCGCCCCGGGCATCCCGTTGCAGTGGTTCGCCGTCGGCGTGCTGATCGACACGCTGCTGGCCCGCGGCCGGCAGCGGCAGGCCGGCGAACTCGCCGCCAGGTACGCGTTCGGGCCGCCCTACGCCACGGTCATCGTGCTGCCGCACGCGCCGACGCTCTACGGCAGGCTGCTGCTGGCCCAGGGGGACCGGGCGGGCGCGGCCACGGTGCTGACCGGGGCGGGCGCCGCGCTGGACGGCCGGGGCTGGGGCAACACGCTCTGGGCCCCCTGGTCCGGTCAGCTGGCTCTCGCCCTGGCTCCCGAGGACCCCGACCGGGCGGCGGCGCTGGCCGAGCTGGCCCTGGGCCGGGCCCGGCGGTCCGGGACGGACTCGGCGATCGCCGCCGCCCTGCGACAGTCGGCCGCCGTGCACGGCGGTGCCACGGCGGTGGAGCTGCTGCGGGAGGCGGTGCACCGGCTGGAGCACTCCCCGGTCGGCTACGAGCAGGCCGGCGCCCTGGTGGACCTCGGAGCGGCGCTGTGCGGGGCCGGCCGCGCGCCCGAGGCCCGGGAGCCGCTCACCCGGGGGTTGGCGCGGGCCGAACGCTGCGGGGCCGACGCCTTGGTGGCGCGGGCGCGGGCGGCGCTGCGCGGGTGCTGA
- a CDS encoding SAM-dependent methyltransferase encodes MRPTQDDRIPTVDLQTDRAHPARVYDYLLGGKTNFAADRVAGDLIVEEWPGSLASARASRAVMHRMARRLAETHGIRQFLDVGTGIPTEPNLHEIAQRVDPAARVVYVDNDPIVLAHARALLTSTPQGRTAYIDCDLRDPEKLLADGALHGTLDLDRPVALTLINIVHFLSDEAVQPLVARLLDALPAGSFLALTAGTADSAPEQAEVASRRYREAGIENHLRTRAGVERFFAGLELDDPGVALINRWHPELDDGPRLADHEVMAYAGLARKP; translated from the coding sequence ATGAGGCCGACCCAGGACGACCGGATACCGACGGTCGATCTGCAGACCGACCGCGCGCACCCGGCCCGGGTATACGACTATCTGCTGGGCGGGAAGACCAACTTCGCCGCCGACCGGGTGGCCGGCGACCTCATCGTCGAGGAGTGGCCGGGCTCGCTCGCCTCCGCCCGCGCGTCCCGCGCCGTGATGCACCGGATGGCCCGCCGGCTGGCCGAGACGCACGGCATCCGGCAGTTCCTCGACGTCGGCACCGGCATCCCCACCGAGCCCAACCTGCATGAGATCGCCCAGCGCGTCGATCCGGCCGCCCGGGTCGTCTACGTGGACAACGACCCGATCGTGCTCGCCCACGCGCGCGCCCTGCTCACCAGCACGCCGCAGGGCCGCACCGCCTACATCGACTGCGACCTGCGCGACCCCGAGAAGCTGCTGGCCGACGGGGCCCTGCACGGCACCCTCGACCTGGACCGCCCGGTGGCGCTCACCCTGATCAACATCGTGCACTTCCTCTCCGACGAGGCCGTCCAGCCGCTGGTCGCCCGCCTGCTGGACGCGCTGCCCGCCGGCAGCTTCCTCGCCCTGACCGCCGGCACCGCCGACTCGGCCCCCGAGCAGGCCGAGGTCGCCTCCCGCCGCTACCGCGAGGCGGGCATCGAGAACCACCTGCGCACCCGCGCGGGAGTGGAACGGTTCTTCGCCGGCCTGGAGCTGGACGACCCGGGCGTGGCGCTGATCAACCGCTGGCACCCGGAGCTGGACGACGGCCCGCGGCTGGCCGACCACGAGGTGATGGCCTACGCGGGCCTGGCCCGCAAGCCGTAG
- a CDS encoding cold shock domain-containing protein yields MCLGVGVVSGRVVRFDAARGYGFIAPAQGGEDVFLHVNDLQIPEPYIRPGLVVEFEVEDGDRGPKASFVRLPEGAAAPTGSAPAAAAAIGAVRRAPADDSLCDVLSAEEYTQEVTEVLLAAAPTLTGAQILQIRAGLLRFGKDHGWTED; encoded by the coding sequence ATGTGTTTGGGGGTTGGTGTGGTTTCCGGTCGTGTGGTGCGTTTCGACGCTGCTCGGGGTTATGGCTTCATCGCGCCGGCGCAGGGCGGGGAGGACGTCTTCCTGCACGTGAACGACCTGCAGATTCCCGAGCCGTACATCCGCCCCGGCCTGGTGGTCGAGTTCGAGGTGGAGGACGGCGACCGGGGGCCGAAGGCGTCCTTCGTCCGGCTGCCCGAGGGCGCTGCCGCGCCGACCGGGTCCGCCCCGGCAGCCGCCGCCGCGATCGGCGCGGTCCGGCGGGCGCCCGCCGACGACTCGCTCTGCGACGTGCTGAGCGCCGAGGAGTACACCCAGGAGGTCACCGAGGTCCTGCTGGCGGCGGCGCCGACGCTGACCGGGGCCCAGATCCTGCAGATCCGGGCCGGCCTGCTGCGGTTCGGCAAGGACCACGGCTGGACCGAGGACTGA
- a CDS encoding cold-shock protein produces MATGTVKWFNAEKGFGFIEQDGGGADVFAHYSNIDAQGFRELQEGQKVTFDVTQGQKGPQAEHIRPA; encoded by the coding sequence ATGGCTACCGGCACCGTGAAGTGGTTCAACGCGGAAAAGGGCTTCGGTTTCATCGAGCAGGACGGTGGCGGCGCTGACGTGTTCGCCCACTACTCGAACATCGACGCCCAGGGCTTCCGTGAGCTGCAGGAGGGCCAGAAGGTGACCTTCGACGTCACCCAGGGCCAGAAGGGCCCGCAGGCGGAGCACATCCGCCCGGCCTGA
- a CDS encoding DUF2306 domain-containing protein → MNPSSTKGTYRVATDEQGQPPITPARRRRRYGWLSMTVPATATAVVAARYFTLDPDTFLSQQRAVYLTELAPLLLHVGGGVLALALGPWQFRPRLRTRYPAAHRLIGRVYLLSALAAGLGGLALAPKGLAGPIAPLGFAALAVLLLLTSTAAYVTIRRRSVARHQVWMIRSYALIFAAVTFRLWLSVLSGAGIPFDQAYGSGAWASWLINLLVAEQVIARLGRPLTPR, encoded by the coding sequence ATGAACCCCTCTTCCACCAAAGGTACTTACCGGGTCGCCACGGACGAGCAGGGGCAGCCGCCGATAACGCCCGCTCGCCGGCGCCGGCGCTACGGGTGGCTCTCGATGACCGTGCCGGCCACCGCGACCGCCGTGGTCGCCGCCCGCTACTTCACCCTCGATCCGGACACCTTCCTGTCCCAGCAGCGCGCCGTCTACCTCACCGAGCTGGCACCGCTCCTGCTCCACGTGGGCGGCGGCGTGCTGGCCCTGGCGCTGGGGCCATGGCAGTTCCGGCCGCGGTTGCGCACTCGATATCCGGCGGCGCACCGGCTGATCGGCCGCGTCTACCTGCTGAGCGCGCTCGCCGCCGGGCTCGGGGGCCTCGCGCTGGCGCCCAAGGGCCTGGCCGGCCCGATCGCGCCGCTCGGGTTCGCCGCGCTCGCCGTGCTGCTCCTGCTGACCTCCACGGCGGCCTATGTCACCATCCGGCGGCGGTCGGTGGCCCGCCATCAGGTCTGGATGATCAGGTCCTACGCCCTGATCTTCGCCGCGGTGACCTTCCGCCTGTGGCTGAGTGTCCTGTCAGGAGCCGGAATCCCGTTCGACCAGGCCTACGGGAGCGGCGCCTGGGCGTCCTGGCTGATCAACCTGCTGGTGGCCGAGCAGGTCATCGCCCGCCTGGGCCGACCGCTCACCCCACGCTGA
- a CDS encoding sensor histidine kinase: MVDRALAGVFLAAMAVERLGAASRLGGRLPPALALSAVIAGALAVRRTAPLAGYLVGSAALSAEALFLLPSPVSPYANLIGLYALGLYGTRQRARLGPVVVLLGMVAYFTGTARTYPVIPAGVLFVWLLAWALGYTGARRQEEREAARLLLRRQVAAEERARIARELHDLVGHTLTVLLVQAGAARRLLGRDPQQTGELLSGMEHTGREALDELDRVLGLLRHGGPALPGGEQAEQAESDGADLAAAAAAPGPQPGLRDLDRLSGQLARAGVRVSARIDPAVEGIPRSIDLSAYRIVQEGLTNAVKHGRADAVELTVHRDGEVLDIEVSDDGRGVAGGYLPGRGLLGITERVAMFGGSVAHGGGERGGFRLHVRLPVPR; encoded by the coding sequence GTGGTCGACCGCGCGCTGGCCGGGGTGTTCCTGGCGGCGATGGCCGTCGAGCGGCTCGGCGCGGCCTCGCGGCTCGGCGGTCGGCTGCCGCCGGCCCTCGCGCTGAGCGCGGTCATCGCCGGCGCGCTCGCCGTGCGGCGCACCGCACCACTGGCCGGGTACCTGGTGGGCTCCGCCGCGCTGTCGGCCGAGGCGCTGTTCCTGCTCCCCAGCCCGGTCTCGCCGTACGCGAACCTGATCGGCCTCTACGCGCTCGGCCTGTACGGGACGCGGCAGCGCGCGCGGCTGGGCCCGGTCGTCGTGCTGCTCGGCATGGTCGCCTACTTCACCGGAACCGCCCGCACCTACCCGGTGATCCCCGCCGGGGTGCTCTTCGTCTGGCTGCTGGCCTGGGCACTCGGCTACACCGGTGCCCGCCGGCAGGAGGAGCGGGAGGCGGCCCGGCTGCTGCTGCGCCGGCAGGTCGCCGCCGAGGAGCGGGCCCGGATCGCGCGGGAGTTGCACGACCTGGTGGGCCACACGCTCACCGTGCTGCTCGTCCAGGCCGGCGCGGCCCGCCGGCTGCTCGGCCGTGATCCGCAGCAGACCGGCGAGCTGCTCTCCGGCATGGAGCACACCGGTCGCGAGGCGCTCGACGAACTGGACCGGGTGCTGGGCCTGTTGCGCCACGGCGGTCCGGCGCTGCCGGGGGGCGAGCAGGCCGAGCAGGCCGAGTCGGACGGTGCGGACCTGGCGGCGGCTGCCGCCGCTCCGGGGCCGCAGCCCGGGCTGCGGGATCTGGACCGGCTGAGCGGGCAGCTGGCGCGGGCCGGGGTCCGGGTCAGCGCCCGGATCGACCCCGCCGTCGAAGGGATCCCGCGCAGCATCGACCTGTCCGCCTACCGGATCGTCCAGGAGGGCCTCACCAACGCGGTGAAGCACGGCCGCGCCGACGCCGTGGAACTCACCGTCCACCGCGACGGCGAGGTGCTCGACATCGAGGTCAGCGACGACGGGCGCGGCGTGGCCGGCGGCTACCTGCCGGGCCGGGGACTGCTGGGGATCACCGAACGGGTCGCCATGTTCGGCGGCAGCGTCGCGCACGGAGGGGGTGAACGGGGCGGCTTCCGCCTGCACGTGCGGCTCCCGGTCCCGCGGTGA